The Deinococcus deserti VCD115 region CGTCATAGGCCCTGCTATCGTCGCGCCGTATGACGCCACACACTCTCGTCCTGTACAGCGCGCAAGAAACACCGGAGGATGCCCGCGTCGATCAGGTCCTGCTGTCACTTGTTCCTCCTGGCGCGCGCGTCAAATTCGTTCCATCGTCAGGCGACCCGGACCGCTCCTGGTTCCGTGCGAAACAAGCGTACTATGCACGGCTCGGCCTGACCCTCGACCCGTACACCCGTATCGACCGTGCGCTCGACCGTGCAGCGTGGCGCGCGCTGCTCTCGTGCGACGCTATCCACTTTTCCGGGGGAAACACGTATTACTTCGTCGCGTGGCTGCGGCGTCACTCCCTGCAAAATGACCTGCGTGCGTGGGTTGCCAACGGAGGCGTCTACGTCGGGATCAGTGCCGGCGCGATCCTCAGCACGCCGCACATAGGCACCACGCACCTCGGCGCATACGCCGATAATCCGGTCAACGACGACCCCACCGGGTTAAACCTCGTGAACTTCGCGTTTCAGCCGCACTTCGATGGTACACCAGGTCTTTTGCACGAACTCTCGCGCTTTGCAGCTCAGCACGCGCTGCCCGTATATGCC contains the following coding sequences:
- a CDS encoding Type 1 glutamine amidotransferase-like domain-containing protein, translated to MTPHTLVLYSAQETPEDARVDQVLLSLVPPGARVKFVPSSGDPDRSWFRAKQAYYARLGLTLDPYTRIDRALDRAAWRALLSCDAIHFSGGNTYYFVAWLRRHSLQNDLRAWVANGGVYVGISAGAILSTPHIGTTHLGAYADNPVNDDPTGLNLVNFAFQPHFDGTPGLLHELSRFAAQHALPVYACPDGSGVVVQNQEVTCIGEVIRLDP